In one window of Helianthus annuus cultivar XRQ/B chromosome 17, HanXRQr2.0-SUNRISE, whole genome shotgun sequence DNA:
- the LOC110893348 gene encoding nodulin-related protein 1-like, whose protein sequence is MADNDDDKNSPKPSNSELMASAKVMSDAVMGQETDMGKIAGAAADVLDAAAAYGVIDETQGIGKLADQAEGYLHKYETTHSTTVTKTDASGNQTSETTTTTSTTAPADDADK, encoded by the coding sequence ATGGCGGACAACGACGATGACAAGAACAGCCCTAAACCATCCAATTCTGAGCTTATGGCCAGCGCCAAGGTGATGTCGGATGCGGTCATGGGCCAGGAGACCGACATGGGCAAGATAGCTGGTGCAGCCGCAGACGTTCTAGACGCCGCGGCTGCTTATGGAGTCATAGATGAGACACAAGGGATAGGGAAGCTTGCGGACCAAGCAGAGGGTTACCTCCATAAATATGAAACAACCCACTCCACCACAGTCACCAAAACCGACGCTTCCGGCAACCAGACCAGCGAAACCACCACCACAACGAGCACCACTGCTCCAGCAGATGATGCTGATAAATAA